One window from the genome of Salisaeta longa DSM 21114 encodes:
- the dnaN gene encoding DNA polymerase III subunit beta translates to MKFTASSQDLLDALNTVRGAVPSKSTLPVLECVLFERDGDVLRLSATDLEISIVQRVPVQFETNGTPGATPIAVPAKRLIDTLRALPELPISFAADADFEITLETDAGHYKMAGYDGADFPDLPDLSGGREVSVEGAVLKRAIDQTSFAVSKDALRPAMMGVYFQLGPSETRVVATDGHRLVRLELADLTVDTETNFILPQKAAKLVGKVFDDDDLCTITVDDGHASITADDARVLARLIDETYPNYQSVIPDNNEQLLTVEREQFLSAVERVGLYSSSMTNQIRLDIAPDQVTISAEDVERSSEAEEVVTADFDGEPMEIGFNSEYLTEVLGNVDAEEVVMHLSTPNRAGIVVPQKQKDGEDILMLIMPVMLNTYA, encoded by the coding sequence ATGAAATTTACCGCCTCCAGCCAAGATCTGCTTGATGCCCTGAACACCGTGCGCGGGGCCGTGCCCTCCAAAAGCACCCTACCGGTGCTGGAATGCGTGCTCTTTGAGCGCGACGGCGACGTGCTGCGGCTCAGCGCCACCGATCTTGAGATCTCGATCGTGCAGCGCGTGCCCGTTCAGTTTGAAACCAACGGCACGCCCGGCGCAACGCCCATCGCCGTGCCGGCCAAGCGCCTCATCGACACGCTGCGCGCGCTCCCCGAGCTCCCCATCTCGTTTGCCGCCGATGCGGACTTCGAGATTACGCTGGAGACCGACGCCGGCCACTACAAAATGGCGGGCTACGACGGGGCCGACTTCCCCGACCTGCCCGACCTCTCCGGCGGCCGCGAGGTGTCTGTCGAGGGCGCCGTGCTCAAGCGGGCCATCGACCAAACCAGCTTCGCCGTGAGCAAAGACGCCCTGCGCCCGGCCATGATGGGCGTCTACTTCCAGCTCGGTCCCAGCGAAACCCGCGTGGTGGCCACCGACGGCCATCGCCTCGTGCGCCTGGAGCTTGCCGATCTCACGGTAGACACCGAAACCAACTTCATCCTTCCGCAGAAGGCGGCCAAGCTGGTGGGCAAGGTGTTCGATGACGACGACCTGTGCACCATCACGGTCGACGACGGCCATGCCAGCATCACCGCCGACGACGCCCGCGTCCTGGCGCGCCTCATCGACGAAACCTACCCCAACTACCAGTCGGTCATCCCCGACAACAACGAACAACTGCTTACCGTCGAGCGCGAGCAGTTCCTCAGCGCGGTCGAGCGGGTGGGGCTCTACTCCTCCAGCATGACCAACCAGATTCGCCTGGACATCGCCCCCGATCAGGTCACCATCTCGGCGGAAGACGTGGAGCGCTCCAGCGAGGCGGAAGAGGTCGTGACCGCCGACTTTGACGGCGAGCCCATGGAAATCGGGTTTAACTCGGAATATCTCACGGAGGTGCTGGGCAACGTGGATGCCGAGGAAGTGGTGATGCACCTGAGCACCCCCAACCGCGCCGGCATTGTGGTGCCGCAAAAGCAAAAAGACGGCGAAGACATCCTGATGCTCATCATGCCGGTGATGCTCAACACCTACGCGTAG
- the dut gene encoding dUTP diphosphatase, whose translation MSSSSTAAVIPLRRLPHAEGLALPRHATEHSAGLDLRAAVPTDDPVTLAPGARALVPTGLALALPTGYEGQIRPRSGWAHRHGITVLNSPGTIDADYRGEVQVLLINHGAEAFTIERGARIAQLVVAQHRRVEWRPTDELPASTRGAGGFGSTGTA comes from the coding sequence ATGTCTTCTTCCTCCACGGCCGCTGTTATCCCGCTGCGCCGGCTGCCCCATGCCGAGGGGCTTGCGTTGCCTCGTCATGCCACCGAGCACAGCGCGGGCCTCGATTTGCGAGCGGCCGTTCCAACAGATGATCCCGTTACCCTGGCCCCCGGCGCCCGCGCGCTCGTGCCCACCGGCCTCGCCCTCGCGCTGCCCACAGGCTACGAAGGGCAAATTCGTCCGCGGAGCGGCTGGGCGCACAGACACGGCATCACGGTGCTTAACAGCCCCGGCACCATCGACGCCGATTACCGCGGCGAGGTACAGGTGCTGCTCATTAACCACGGCGCGGAGGCGTTCACGATTGAACGCGGCGCGCGCATCGCTCAGCTCGTGGTTGCCCAACACCGGCGCGTGGAGTGGCGCCCCACCGACGAGCTGCCCGCCTCCACCCGGGGCGCGGGCGGCTTTGGATCGACCGGAACCGCCTAA
- a CDS encoding DUF445 domain-containing protein produces the protein MDAPSSSRSPAPGRRLRAAVRRVWRRHRPQPPSAPDAHEEPPRRVGSYAQWLPLLRLVPWGLALLFVVSFVWDVPAATLSVAGHTWSTKGLLRILTVSGLIGFGTNWLAITMLFQPRTPRPIFGQGLIPEQRERVAWRLADAVSDELINERIILEKLEQSGLAARYRDKAVALTADLVADPDVRGALKQAARDALRDALAAPHVQERIVQFTEEQLEAHAQQGVPGLALRAYRALREDDFQERLREAVAHLPASVDPLLDELDPLIDRLPAHVRLRGPAIEAALTRAVVQFVRSLNVQRIIRDNVAAYDEQQLERLLKRTTNEQLNYIKYLGAVLGVVGGFIIWAPGPALGVLGGSGLVLYLIDEALYRYRRDS, from the coding sequence ATGGACGCTCCTTCTTCCTCACGCTCCCCGGCCCCCGGCCGGCGCCTGCGGGCCGCTGTGCGCCGCGTGTGGCGCCGACATCGTCCGCAACCGCCATCAGCCCCCGACGCCCACGAAGAACCGCCGCGGCGCGTGGGGAGCTATGCCCAGTGGCTGCCCCTTCTGCGGCTTGTGCCGTGGGGCTTGGCCCTTTTGTTTGTCGTCTCGTTTGTGTGGGACGTGCCCGCAGCCACGCTGTCGGTGGCGGGCCATACGTGGTCTACCAAAGGGCTGCTGCGCATCCTCACGGTCAGCGGACTCATTGGGTTTGGCACCAACTGGCTGGCCATCACCATGCTCTTTCAGCCGCGCACGCCGCGGCCCATCTTTGGGCAGGGGCTCATCCCTGAGCAGCGCGAGCGGGTGGCCTGGCGCCTCGCCGACGCGGTGAGCGACGAGCTCATCAACGAGCGCATCATTTTGGAAAAGCTGGAGCAGAGCGGCCTCGCCGCGCGCTACCGTGACAAGGCGGTTGCGCTCACCGCCGACCTCGTGGCCGATCCTGACGTGCGCGGCGCGCTGAAACAGGCGGCCCGCGATGCCCTGCGCGACGCCCTCGCGGCCCCGCACGTACAGGAACGCATCGTGCAATTTACCGAAGAACAGCTGGAGGCACATGCGCAGCAGGGCGTGCCCGGCTTGGCGCTCCGCGCCTATCGCGCGCTGCGGGAGGACGACTTTCAGGAACGCCTGCGCGAGGCCGTAGCCCACTTGCCCGCATCGGTCGACCCGCTGCTCGACGAGCTCGACCCGCTCATCGACCGCCTCCCGGCGCACGTGCGCCTGCGCGGCCCGGCCATCGAGGCCGCCCTCACACGCGCGGTGGTGCAATTTGTGCGTTCGCTCAACGTGCAGCGCATCATCCGCGACAACGTGGCAGCCTACGATGAGCAGCAGCTCGAACGACTACTCAAACGCACCACCAACGAGCAACTCAACTACATCAAATATCTGGGCGCCGTACTGGGCGTGGTGGGCGGCTTTATCATATGGGCCCCGGGGCCCGCGCTCGGGGTGCTGGGCGGCAGCGGCCTCGTGCTGTACCTCATCGACGAAGCCCTTTACCGCTACCGCCGCGATTCGTAG
- a CDS encoding BlaI/MecI/CopY family transcriptional regulator, producing MASSDPPMPTDAELSILRVLWQRGPSTVRAVQEHLGAEAGYTTVLKLLQIMLDKGLVTRDESQRAHVYEAAVSEPATQRRLIDDLLDRAFGGSLRALVMRALGRDRVSDDDLNEIRALVDDLEASDDRSDT from the coding sequence ATGGCTTCGTCCGATCCGCCCATGCCCACCGACGCCGAGCTGTCGATTTTGCGCGTGCTCTGGCAGCGCGGCCCGTCCACTGTGCGCGCCGTGCAAGAGCACCTGGGCGCCGAGGCGGGCTACACCACGGTGCTCAAGCTGCTGCAAATTATGCTGGACAAGGGCCTCGTCACGCGCGACGAGTCGCAACGGGCGCATGTGTACGAAGCTGCGGTCTCGGAGCCGGCCACGCAGCGCCGCCTGATCGATGACTTGCTGGATCGCGCATTTGGCGGGTCGCTGCGGGCCCTTGTGATGCGCGCGCTGGGCCGCGACCGCGTCTCGGATGACGACCTGAACGAAATTCGTGCCCTCGTAGACGACTTGGAGGCTTCCGATGATCGATCTGATACCTAA
- the dnaA gene encoding chromosomal replication initiator protein DnaA — translation MDASAESVWKECLTHIRPQISEQSYKTWFKPLKAQSLREEEGLQKLTIQLPSRFYYEWLEDHYFSMLRKAVTEVLGTQGRLFYDVVIEQDNPDDPSHDGASMQLPARRSDEQPPADEQVPWSEGAGASAPNDESSDASLDARATPTPPQTASAARSTNDAEASAAKADAPPVSNPFAIPGIQENNIDSQLNESYVFERFIQGDCNRLARSASWAIAQEPGGTNFNPFLIYGGVGLGKTHLIQAIGNYVNSHYTEKNVLYVSSERFTSEFVQAIQRNRVSDFSMFYRQIDVLIVDDVQFFSGKEKTQEEFFHIFNALHQNGKQLVLSADRPPRDIEGIEERLLSRFQWGLSADVQPPGLETRIAILQRKAEDDGIELDQEVIEFIAHNIKSNIRELEGSLIRLLAHSTLHQRELDIDLAKDVLRDLIQDRQVNLSVEEIQRIVCDYLDVEEDLIRAKTRKREVVRARQIAMYFCKQLTQHSLKTIGLHFGGRDHSTVIYANNTVEDQIETDTQFRNMVEDLQRKIELRAR, via the coding sequence ATGGATGCTTCGGCTGAATCGGTTTGGAAGGAATGCCTCACGCATATTCGCCCGCAGATCAGCGAGCAGAGCTACAAGACGTGGTTCAAGCCGCTGAAGGCGCAGTCGCTGCGTGAGGAGGAAGGCCTCCAGAAGCTCACCATTCAGCTGCCCAGTCGGTTCTACTACGAGTGGCTCGAAGACCACTACTTCTCGATGCTGCGCAAGGCCGTCACCGAGGTGTTGGGCACGCAGGGGCGCCTCTTTTACGACGTGGTCATTGAGCAAGACAACCCCGACGACCCCTCGCACGATGGCGCGTCGATGCAACTGCCCGCGCGGCGTTCGGACGAGCAGCCCCCCGCCGACGAGCAGGTCCCGTGGTCCGAGGGCGCCGGCGCATCGGCGCCCAACGACGAATCGTCCGACGCCTCGCTCGATGCGCGCGCCACGCCCACGCCGCCCCAAACCGCCTCGGCGGCGCGGTCGACCAATGACGCTGAAGCCTCTGCTGCCAAGGCCGATGCGCCGCCGGTGAGCAACCCCTTTGCTATTCCCGGCATCCAGGAGAACAACATCGACAGCCAGCTCAACGAAAGCTACGTCTTCGAGCGCTTCATTCAGGGCGACTGCAACCGCCTCGCCCGCAGCGCCTCGTGGGCCATTGCCCAGGAACCGGGCGGCACCAACTTTAACCCGTTTCTTATTTATGGCGGCGTCGGGTTGGGCAAAACCCACCTCATCCAAGCCATTGGCAACTACGTAAACAGCCACTACACCGAAAAAAACGTCCTCTACGTCTCCAGCGAGCGCTTCACTAGCGAGTTTGTGCAGGCCATTCAGCGCAACCGCGTGAGCGACTTCTCGATGTTTTACCGCCAGATCGACGTGCTCATCGTCGATGATGTGCAGTTCTTTAGCGGGAAGGAGAAGACGCAGGAGGAGTTCTTTCACATCTTTAACGCCCTGCACCAAAACGGCAAGCAGCTCGTCCTCTCGGCCGATCGCCCCCCGCGCGACATTGAGGGCATCGAGGAGCGCCTGCTATCGCGCTTTCAGTGGGGCCTCTCGGCCGACGTGCAGCCGCCCGGGCTGGAGACGCGCATTGCCATTTTGCAGCGCAAGGCCGAAGACGACGGCATCGAGCTCGATCAGGAAGTCATCGAATTCATTGCCCACAACATCAAGAGCAACATTCGGGAGCTGGAGGGCTCGCTCATCCGCCTGCTCGCCCACTCCACGCTGCACCAGCGGGAGCTCGACATCGACCTGGCCAAAGACGTGCTGCGCGATCTGATTCAGGACCGCCAGGTGAACCTCTCCGTCGAGGAGATTCAGCGTATCGTATGCGACTACCTGGACGTGGAGGAGGACCTGATTCGTGCCAAGACACGCAAGCGTGAGGTGGTGCGCGCGCGGCAGATTGCCATGTACTTTTGCAAGCAGCTTACCCAGCACTCCCTCAAAACCATCGGATTGCACTTCGGCGGCCGCGACCATTCCACCGTCATCTACGCCAACAACACCGTAGAAGACCAGATCGAAACCGACACGCAGTTTCGCAACATGGTGGAAGACCTTCAGCGCAAGATTGAACTCCGCGCCCGATAA
- a CDS encoding M56 family metallopeptidase: protein MIDLIPNVADSVRALLQHPMAARAGWVIVHSLWQGVLVAALLKLACAWRRPSARARYGWSLGALGLVGVAPLVTWSVLGPVASPMAAAPAAPDAVVVVRALPPMTPDPAPWPALVQAWVQPWVPWLAAGWFVGATVLLLRLSGGIAYAAWLRRRDTQPLPSAWIRRVCRLCARAELPWPVTVRQSPHVDSPLLMGWWRPLILVPTGLLTGLPTNQVEALLLHELMHVRRHDVLVSWVQRAAETIFFYHPGVWWISHQVDVAREHCCDDGTVALGAPRQAYVQALAALVERSAPVRPHAAALAATDGSVLGRIRRLVGAAHPAQPARASVVTASIAALLLVAIGGACASQEATQANRPAPVAAAKPSAPPAPPQAAVPPPAVPTPSPAPAARPDSVQIRRDVTVTQDSTQRVIVIKTGRRPADTLIIGAEGRIAYSTLPDSVTQQWADGIVAGRGLVTGLRGFVMGIRGLTEGLQALFLGHHDSLQVYRDSLLQTMKRLDADSLFGASTAIDSLLDASVDVDSLLDASTDTLDIRTDEEYELLWPPKGLSRDSLRAFVERVEQAREEALRKWSRHTETMQQYRLDALREQAERLRRQAERMEQQAKRLERRLERLERDSTRTPGGRE from the coding sequence ATGATCGATCTGATACCTAACGTAGCGGATAGCGTGCGTGCGCTGCTGCAGCATCCCATGGCCGCCCGCGCGGGCTGGGTGATTGTGCATTCGCTGTGGCAGGGCGTGCTTGTCGCGGCTCTTCTGAAGCTGGCATGCGCATGGCGCCGGCCGTCGGCGCGGGCACGCTACGGGTGGAGCTTGGGCGCGCTGGGGCTTGTGGGCGTCGCTCCGCTGGTTACGTGGAGTGTCCTGGGCCCGGTGGCATCCCCGATGGCTGCGGCGCCCGCTGCCCCTGATGCCGTGGTGGTAGTGCGCGCGCTGCCGCCCATGACGCCCGATCCGGCGCCGTGGCCCGCGCTGGTACAGGCGTGGGTGCAGCCCTGGGTGCCCTGGCTGGCTGCGGGCTGGTTTGTGGGCGCCACCGTGCTTCTGCTGCGGCTCAGCGGCGGCATTGCCTATGCGGCATGGCTGCGGCGCCGCGACACGCAGCCGCTGCCCTCCGCGTGGATACGCCGGGTGTGCCGGCTGTGCGCCCGCGCCGAGCTGCCATGGCCCGTTACCGTGCGCCAGTCGCCGCACGTCGACAGCCCGCTGCTCATGGGCTGGTGGCGTCCGCTCATTCTGGTGCCCACCGGGCTGCTCACCGGCCTGCCCACGAATCAGGTGGAGGCGCTGTTGCTGCATGAGCTGATGCACGTGCGCCGCCACGATGTGCTGGTGAGCTGGGTGCAACGCGCAGCCGAAACAATCTTCTTCTACCATCCCGGGGTCTGGTGGATCTCGCATCAGGTGGATGTGGCCCGTGAGCACTGCTGCGACGACGGCACGGTGGCGTTGGGGGCGCCGCGCCAGGCGTATGTGCAAGCGCTGGCCGCGCTGGTTGAGCGGTCTGCACCGGTCCGGCCCCATGCCGCGGCGCTAGCGGCTACCGACGGCTCGGTGCTGGGGCGCATCCGGCGGTTGGTGGGCGCAGCCCATCCGGCGCAGCCCGCGCGGGCGTCGGTGGTAACGGCCAGCATCGCCGCGCTCCTGCTGGTAGCCATTGGCGGGGCGTGCGCCTCGCAGGAAGCCACACAGGCGAACCGCCCGGCACCCGTGGCCGCTGCAAAACCATCGGCGCCACCCGCGCCGCCTCAGGCCGCGGTGCCCCCGCCCGCAGTCCCGACGCCGTCGCCGGCCCCCGCCGCGCGCCCCGATTCGGTACAGATCAGACGCGACGTCACCGTCACGCAGGATTCCACGCAGCGGGTTATCGTCATCAAGACCGGCCGCCGACCGGCCGATACCCTCATCATCGGCGCTGAGGGCCGCATCGCGTACAGCACCCTGCCCGATTCGGTTACGCAGCAGTGGGCGGACGGCATCGTGGCGGGCCGCGGCCTTGTAACGGGCCTCCGGGGCTTTGTGATGGGCATTCGAGGACTCACCGAGGGCCTCCAGGCGCTTTTTCTTGGCCATCACGATAGCCTCCAGGTGTACCGCGACTCGTTGCTGCAGACGATGAAACGGCTCGACGCGGATTCGCTGTTCGGCGCGTCCACGGCTATCGATTCGCTCTTGGATGCTTCCGTCGACGTCGACTCGTTGTTAGATGCTTCAACGGACACGCTCGATATTCGAACAGACGAGGAGTATGAGCTTTTGTGGCCGCCGAAGGGCCTATCGCGCGACAGCCTCCGGGCGTTTGTGGAGCGTGTGGAGCAGGCCCGCGAGGAGGCGCTGCGTAAGTGGTCGCGGCATACGGAGACGATGCAGCAGTACCGGCTCGACGCCCTGCGCGAGCAAGCCGAAAGGCTGCGTCGTCAGGCCGAGCGCATGGAGCAGCAGGCCAAGCGATTGGAGCGCCGCCTGGAGCGTTTGGAACGCGATTCGACCCGCACCCCCGGCGGCCGCGAGTAA
- a CDS encoding sodium:solute symporter — MDGNAPIGAIDLSIIAGYFLIVFGIGYIIAKRTESGDDLFLAGRSLAWGAIGFSLFASNISSTTLIGLAGDAYRTGIAVSNYEWMAGVVLVFISIFFIPFFIRSGLTTIPEYLEKRFDVRSRKYFSGLSIFTSIMIDTAGGIYAGALVLKVFFPELLPGLEGTTDFIATCFLLALVAGLYTAAGGLAAVVYTDVLQAVILIIGSTFVAYETFAQFNFSWEAATAQLPEGHLSLIRPMDAEGVPWLGTLIGVPVLGFYYWGLNQYIIQRVLGAKDLDNARWGAMLGGALKILPLFIMVLPGAFALELYPNLSQPDQVFPTLVTDLLPVGVLGLVMAGLVAAIMSSIDSTLNSASTLITIDFIKPNRPELTPKQVGRIGRITTLVLMLVAAAWAPAILEFQGLWSYIQQMLSYLVPPVVAVFLFGVFDPRANGNGAFATLLGGHALSFVTFLLVLNGFITIHFTIIAGILTALCCVLMYVASRALGDAPAEENVDDLTWAGRALETPDALPWYKDWRVHGGAVLTLTAIMLVIFW; from the coding sequence ATGGACGGAAACGCTCCCATTGGTGCCATTGATCTCTCGATCATTGCCGGGTACTTCCTCATCGTTTTTGGCATTGGCTACATCATTGCCAAGCGCACCGAGAGCGGTGACGACCTCTTTTTGGCCGGGCGCAGCTTGGCCTGGGGGGCCATTGGCTTTTCGCTGTTTGCCTCCAACATCTCCAGCACCACCCTCATCGGCCTCGCGGGCGACGCGTACCGCACCGGCATTGCGGTGTCCAACTACGAGTGGATGGCGGGCGTGGTGCTCGTGTTCATCTCCATCTTCTTCATCCCGTTCTTCATTCGTTCCGGGCTCACCACCATCCCGGAATACCTGGAGAAGCGATTCGATGTGCGCTCGCGCAAGTACTTCTCCGGGCTCTCCATCTTCACCAGCATCATGATTGACACCGCCGGCGGCATTTACGCGGGGGCGCTGGTGCTCAAGGTGTTCTTTCCGGAGCTGCTGCCGGGCCTGGAGGGCACCACGGACTTCATTGCGACGTGCTTTCTGCTGGCGCTCGTGGCGGGGCTGTACACCGCCGCCGGGGGCCTCGCGGCCGTCGTGTATACGGATGTGCTGCAGGCCGTCATCCTAATTATCGGGTCGACGTTTGTGGCGTACGAGACCTTCGCGCAGTTTAATTTTTCGTGGGAGGCCGCCACCGCCCAACTGCCTGAAGGCCACCTGTCGCTTATTCGGCCCATGGACGCTGAAGGCGTGCCCTGGCTGGGCACCCTCATTGGCGTGCCGGTGCTGGGCTTTTACTACTGGGGCCTCAACCAATACATCATTCAGCGCGTGCTGGGGGCCAAAGACCTCGACAACGCGCGCTGGGGGGCCATGCTGGGCGGCGCGCTCAAGATCTTGCCGCTGTTCATCATGGTGCTGCCGGGCGCGTTTGCGCTGGAGCTGTACCCCAACCTCAGCCAGCCGGATCAGGTGTTTCCAACCCTGGTAACCGACCTGCTGCCTGTGGGCGTGCTGGGCCTCGTGATGGCGGGCTTGGTGGCCGCAATTATGTCGAGCATCGACTCGACGCTCAACTCCGCCTCCACCCTCATCACCATCGACTTCATCAAGCCCAACCGTCCGGAGTTGACGCCCAAGCAAGTGGGGCGCATTGGGCGCATCACAACGCTCGTCCTCATGCTGGTGGCCGCCGCGTGGGCTCCTGCGATTTTGGAGTTTCAGGGGCTGTGGAGCTACATTCAGCAGATGCTTTCGTACCTTGTGCCGCCGGTGGTGGCGGTCTTTCTGTTTGGCGTGTTTGATCCGCGCGCCAATGGCAACGGCGCGTTTGCTACGCTGCTGGGCGGACACGCGCTCTCGTTTGTCACCTTCCTGCTGGTCCTCAACGGCTTCATCACGATTCACTTTACCATCATTGCGGGCATTCTTACCGCGCTGTGCTGCGTGCTCATGTACGTAGCGTCGCGGGCGTTGGGCGATGCGCCGGCCGAGGAAAACGTGGACGATCTGACGTGGGCGGGCCGCGCGCTGGAGACGCCCGACGCGCTGCCCTGGTACAAGGATTGGCGGGTGCACGGCGGGGCCGTGCTGACCCTTACGGCGATTATGCTTGTCATCTTTTGGTAG
- the pdxH gene encoding pyridoxamine 5'-phosphate oxidase has translation MADLADLREEYAQQTLDRDTLAATPHEQFEQWFAEATTAEIEEPNAMTLATVGANGQPSARMVLLKGVDARGFIFYTNYRSRKGAELAHTPKAALVFWWEALERQVRVEGAVAQLPDDESTAYFHRRPRGSQLGAWASPQSDVIADRSVLSAQLEAAQERFGDASEIPRPPHWGGYVVQPHSVEFWQGRPNRLHDRLRYRRTDDGWRIERLAP, from the coding sequence ATGGCTGACCTTGCCGACCTCCGCGAAGAATACGCACAACAGACGCTCGACCGCGACACGCTAGCGGCCACGCCGCATGAGCAGTTTGAGCAGTGGTTTGCGGAAGCGACGACTGCTGAAATTGAGGAACCCAACGCGATGACGCTCGCCACGGTGGGCGCCAACGGCCAACCCTCGGCGCGCATGGTGCTGCTGAAGGGCGTCGACGCCCGCGGGTTCATCTTTTACACCAACTACCGCAGCCGGAAGGGGGCCGAGCTGGCCCACACGCCGAAGGCCGCGCTTGTGTTTTGGTGGGAAGCGCTGGAGCGCCAGGTGCGCGTTGAGGGCGCGGTGGCTCAGCTGCCGGACGACGAATCGACCGCGTACTTTCACCGCCGCCCGCGGGGGAGTCAGTTGGGCGCGTGGGCCTCGCCGCAGAGCGACGTGATTGCCGACCGCTCGGTGCTGTCGGCGCAGTTGGAGGCGGCACAGGAGCGGTTTGGCGACGCCTCGGAGATTCCGCGGCCGCCGCACTGGGGCGGCTACGTGGTGCAGCCGCACAGCGTGGAGTTTTGGCAGGGGCGCCCCAACCGTTTGCACGATCGCCTGCGCTACCGGCGCACCGACGACGGCTGGAGAATAGAGCGCCTCGCGCCGTAA
- a CDS encoding peptide MFS transporter codes for MAQASSSGASAVTDRSFFGHPRGLSTLFFTELWERFSYYGMRALLVLFMTAAATGANPGLGFSVGKATAIYGLYTFFVYVLSLPGGWVADNLWGQRKAVFVGGCIIAAGHFSMAVPTVTFFYIGLALIVIGTGFLKPNVSSMVGDLYPEGGARRDAGFSIFYMGINLGAILGPLLCGLLGEGYNWHWGFSLAGFGMLVGLLWYKFTADYLGDAGLLTTDADEATLAKRSRTFYALASAAAAIFLTVTWLMQSGILAITLEALAGYLGYGAVAITLGFFGYIIFFGGHTKTERQRLWVILWLFVLAALFWAGFEQAGSSMNLFAKNLTDRTIFDLTIPASTLQLINPTFIVIMAPVFGWLWTWLANRNANPSIPVKFGLGLLGLSAGFFVLSWGAANASAANPVTPAWLIVTYFLHTCGELALSPVGLSSMTKLAPENRVSQMMGVWFVAAALGNLFAGLVAGQLETMAPSPLFWTVAMIVGGGGIVALLMSPFVQKLMGDVE; via the coding sequence ATGGCTCAGGCATCTTCTTCTGGCGCATCGGCCGTCACCGACCGCTCGTTCTTTGGCCACCCGCGCGGCCTCTCCACCCTCTTTTTTACGGAGCTCTGGGAGCGCTTCAGCTACTACGGCATGCGGGCGCTGCTCGTGCTTTTTATGACCGCTGCCGCCACCGGCGCCAATCCGGGCCTGGGCTTTAGCGTGGGCAAGGCCACGGCCATCTACGGGCTGTACACCTTCTTTGTGTACGTGCTGTCGCTCCCGGGCGGCTGGGTGGCCGATAACTTGTGGGGACAGCGCAAGGCGGTGTTTGTGGGCGGCTGTATCATTGCCGCCGGGCACTTTAGCATGGCCGTGCCCACGGTCACGTTCTTCTACATTGGGCTGGCCCTTATCGTGATTGGGACGGGCTTCCTGAAGCCCAACGTGAGCTCAATGGTGGGCGACCTGTACCCCGAGGGCGGCGCGCGGCGCGATGCGGGCTTTTCCATCTTTTACATGGGCATCAACCTGGGTGCCATCTTGGGGCCGCTGCTGTGCGGCCTGCTGGGCGAAGGCTACAACTGGCACTGGGGCTTTTCGCTGGCGGGCTTCGGCATGCTCGTGGGACTGCTGTGGTACAAGTTCACGGCCGATTACCTGGGCGATGCGGGCCTTCTAACAACTGATGCCGATGAGGCCACGCTGGCCAAACGCTCGCGCACGTTCTACGCCCTGGCCTCGGCGGCGGCCGCGATCTTTCTTACGGTCACGTGGCTCATGCAGAGCGGTATCCTTGCCATTACGCTAGAAGCGCTGGCGGGCTACCTGGGCTACGGCGCCGTGGCCATTACGCTGGGCTTCTTTGGCTACATCATCTTCTTTGGCGGCCACACCAAAACCGAACGGCAACGCCTGTGGGTCATCCTGTGGCTCTTTGTGCTGGCGGCGCTCTTTTGGGCGGGCTTCGAGCAGGCCGGTTCGTCGATGAACCTGTTTGCCAAAAACCTGACGGACCGTACGATCTTTGACCTTACGATTCCGGCGAGCACGCTGCAGCTCATCAACCCCACGTTCATTGTGATTATGGCACCGGTGTTTGGCTGGCTGTGGACGTGGCTGGCCAACCGCAACGCGAATCCCTCGATTCCGGTGAAGTTTGGTCTGGGCCTGCTCGGCCTTTCGGCGGGTTTCTTTGTCCTTTCGTGGGGCGCGGCCAACGCCTCGGCGGCCAACCCCGTGACGCCGGCCTGGCTTATCGTCACGTACTTCTTGCACACGTGCGGCGAGCTTGCGCTGTCGCCGGTGGGCCTCTCGTCGATGACGAAGCTCGCGCCTGAAAACCGCGTCAGCCAGATGATGGGCGTGTGGTTTGTAGCTGCGGCGCTGGGCAACCTGTTTGCGGGCCTCGTGGCCGGACAGCTGGAGACGATGGCGCCCAGCCCGCTCTTCTGGACGGTGGCCATGATTGTGGGCGGCGGCGGTATTGTGGCGCTCCTCATGTCGCCGTTCGTGCAGAAGCTCATGGGCGACGTAGAGTAG